CAATCACCTCTGGAGTTGGGAAGCGGAGTGGGGAAACATAAGATAGAAAAGGAATATGTGAGAAATATGTGAGCATCTTAAAGCCAGCCTGGATAGACATTCATGCAACTTACCCTCAGTATGTATTTTGTTCTATCTGTCCAGTCATACTACCAAAAGGTATGAAAATATTGACAAAAATATTTAACCTTAGTAGTTCTTAATCACTTTCCCCCTGCCCCTGTGCATATTAATGAAAATTCCTTCTGGAATTTATAGTCAAATTTGAGAGTTTTCGTTTTGGTGACGGCAGGTAATGATCTCTGGAGCTTAGAAACTCCGTGTTGAAATAAAATTAGCACATTgtaactattgttgttgttgttgactaaAGTGCTTCCTTACTTAAGAATATGACCATCCTTTTGCCCTGGAAATTTGGAGGCTCTGACCTTGACCCTCATAAGCCTCAATACACTTGCTACTTAGAGCACCATTtattggaaaggcagcatacaaatttaacaaataaaaatatggtTTTGGGGTCTAGTCTAGCCAGTTCATAGAGATCTCTGGCTAGGCCTAACATAACGGAAGCAACTGCTATTTTTTAACTGtaagtttttatattgttgttttttaattgtagcccaccctggggccttagggtgaagggtaggcaataaattaaataattataataatgtcTCTTGGTTTTGACCCAACAAACCACTGCCATACTGTCATACATACTGGCATTCCGTCGATCTTTGAAAACACACCTGTTTAGGCAAACGTTCACCTGAACTTCTTGATCCaactgttttaattgctttttaaactgTGTAATTGTTATGCTTTTTGACAggtttgttttattgtatattttaaatatggctattttaatgttttgatcgAATTGTTttactgtgtattttaattatgtaagAATTTTATAattgattactgtatttttcgctctataggacacacttttccccctccaaaaattaaggggaaatgtgtgtgcgtcctatggagcgaatgcaggctccctggcttcagcagtagcaacgcgaagcctccaaagcctgcactctggaggcttcgccttgctttcgctgaagccaggagagtccggtctttgaggctggtggtgggggaaagcagcgcttccccccatcaccagccccacaggctcggggggcagcgggaaggcgcaCGACGCCTTCGCGCTACTCCCCGACATGGCtgtgaggctggcggtgggggaaagcagctcttccccccaccgccagccccatagactcggggggcagcaggaaggtgcATGATGCCTTTGCTCGGCTCCCCGACGTGGTtttgaggctggtggtggggaaaaCCGGGTttccccccatcgccagccccacaagctgcgcgctctttaaagggtgtgcggctcctgtgggcttttgcgggagatgtgggaattcccccacctcccgcaaaagcagggagaaggtctgggagaagtgcacaggctgcgtgcagcctatccgctgctcccagagctggggggggggttcatattttttcccttgattcccccctctgaaaactaggtgcgccctatggtcaggtgcgccctatagagcgaaaaatacggtatatgcttgTAAATCACTTAGAAGCCAATATGGCATGCAAACaacaacaggaacaggaacaggaaaaaTCCATGAATGTCTTCAACAAGTTTTACCCATAATGTATGACCAAAGGCAAAGATGAATCTAGCAAAGGGAACTGCTGGGAaatgggaaggaagaagagaagaaggaacTAGGCTGTTGAGGAGTGAATTTCTGTTATCTGGATGAAATATGTTCACAGCATGGATAAAGAAAGGATTTTTAGCAATAGGTGCTGAGGGGAGAATGGATTTTGGAAATGTTAGGGGAGAAAAATCACACCGTGGAACTGGGTCTGGATGTGAAGGGGAAAGTGAGGCAGAAGATAATCCCAATTTGGCATGCTCAGGATAAAAGAAATGGAATTTCTCAATGtgaatttaaataaaatgacaggcACAATTTCGCTGTGTTCAGCTGGAAAGGGGAGAGGACATCCAGGAAGAAGTGTTGACAATGTGTAGAAAGTTGGCCTACCAGGATTGATGAAAGTTGCAGCAACTTTTTGAAAATTTCCGTATAAGGCTAGATGGTGGTTGTTTTGTCTTCTACAGCTCTGCTGAATGCAATTCTCTGCAATGCTGGAACTGATTACATCCAGCAGCATGAAACTGCATATTCTTTAGTTCGGGTCACTCTTGTTCATGGCCTTCTGAGGCTATTGCCCAACTCTTGCTTAACATCCAGCAAGTGAACAAAAACACCCAAAGAAACGCCTTTCCATCAAACTTGCAAAAGCACAGCAAATTGCATCACGCCTGTCCTGTTTTCACCTCTGCAGGGCCTATAACCCAAGCACACTCAACTCTGTGTTGGATTCTGGCCAGGGTATCTGCGATAGCTGGAAGAACAGGACCACAGGAGTAAGCACTGAAACCCATAAAATAcacctagaatcatagacttggaagggaccacgagggtcatctagtccaaccccctgcaatgcaggaatctttttgcccaaagtgggactTCAATCCATGACCCTGACATTAAGtctcgctttactgactgagctatcccgcaGAAGAGCTCTTATATGAGGGCCGTGAATTAAGTTTCTCCTTCCACCAGAGATCCAACTCAACCTGTTGACTCTAAGGCTGGGCTGAGAGCATAGAACGTACCCATGGCCAAATTTCATCTGCCCTGCAGCATCAGTCCACTCTGGTACCTTTGCCCGTTCAGTCTGACTGAAGCAAAAGGGGATAGAGCAATCCTTGACTCTGCCACCAACCAGCTTGATTTCTTTGCTGAATATGTAGAAAGGAGCTTCACACACGTGCGGCACAGAAATGTTGCAGGTGATGGTGaaggtgccctccagttgttttggatggcagtgctagctggggatgatgggagttgtagtccaaagcagctggaaggtaccaggttcagGAAGGCTGGGATAGTTTCTAGTGTTGTGATGCAATGGATGGTGTTTTAAGCACTGAAGCTTGTTCTATGGCCTGGGGATAAGTGATAAAATGGGATAGCCTCAAGCATTCCAGTCTGAATGTGGGAAGAAGGGTGGGTTACAAACATAATCACTAAATAAAAAGCCTGAGAGCTCTTTGGCGGTGTTTCTGCATCTAGACtccattatattttaaaaatgtaatagacATGGGGGAAAAAGAGTAAATAAACCTGTAAATAACCATAGATGTCTGTGGTCCAGCAAATGCCAATGGCTGACAAATACAACTATTTTATTGTGCCAGTTCTCCTGATAATGTGTTATTTTTATGCATCATGTTTTCACCTTGATTTGCCTCTTGAGGAAGCCATGCACTCAAAAGAAGAATAGAAAACGGAAGCTCTTACCTAGTTGCTCATCTGTGTGAACAGCCTGGTCCATAAAGGTTTTTATCTCCCTGCTTTGTACTAAGTAGCTCTTCAGCTGGGTCATCATTAAGCGGATCTCTTGCAGCATCTCAGTGCTGGAGCTCTGCCTCGCCATCATCTCCAGGCTGTATACTTTATAGTCCTGCACCAAGCGGCCAAAGTAAGAGTCTTTGTCCTGGGCCAGCTCCACAATCTTCTTCTGGAGCTTTCGGTCAGCGGACAGGAAAGCAGTGAAGACATTGCTCAGGCTGACCATGGACAGGCGGTTCTTGGCCCTGCCTAATATCATGGAACGGGTCTTCTTCACCGACGGGCTGGTCACCAGCTCTAGCTCATCCTCAGTGCTGCTGGTGGAATAGGAGTCTGGCTCAGAGGCTGGTGTCTGAGCCCCCACGTTGCTTACTGGGCTGTCCAGTGAGTCATGAGAACTTTCAAGATCTGAGAAGCTAAGAGGCTGACGGGCAAATTTTGATTCCCTTTTTGCATTGGAGCAACTTTTTTTTACtggctttccctttccttttggaACCGGCAATTCTGACTCTTCAGCACATACTGGTTTTGAATGGCAAGAGCTGGCGGATGACTCCTGTCGAGAGATCCTTTTCTTTCTTGGGGGTGGGATAGGAGGCCCTGCCGACTTCTCTGAGGGCTTCTTCTGCAGCTCGGCCACCAGCTGGTTCTTGGCCTCGCTGTTGGGCTCCCCCCCTTGACATGATGCTGGATCTTTCTCCGAAACCTCTTCAAACACCTCTGGAGGCTCAACAGCACATGAAATGCAACCTTCATTCCCACTGCTCCGTTTTCCCACCAGTTCTCCACCTGCTGCTGGACATTTCTCAGATTTTTCAAAGCAGCCCTTTCCAGAATATCTCTCGGATATGCACCTCCTTGGCGGAATGGAAGGCGGGATGCATTTCTTTGTGGTAAAAGAATCGCTGAGAGACAAAGAGGGCCGCCCATCGTCTTCCTTGCTTTTGCTAACTTcagttttcatttcctttttgtttttctccAGATCCCGAAGCTCTTCAGAAGTGGTCATGGGAGACTTTTCAGGCTGCTTCACAGCATGAAGAGGCAGAGGaggtggtggcggtggtggtggcgGGCGCTGGCTGGGAGACCTCTTTGGAGGCCTTGTCACGGTGTCGCTAGTAAAAGAAGGATCTTTCCTGCAAGtctctagaggaggaggaggaggaggaggaggaggaagaggaacatcCGGGGGAAACTGGTTGCTTCTCTCCTCTATAAAAATAGGATTTACAAACCACAGCCTGTCATTTCCTATTGACAGCTCAATTTCACATGAACAATTGTCCGTGCTGCTTGCAAAACACTGGGtagtttccccctcctttttcgcTTGAGCTGTGGCAAAAGCAAGACCTTTCACAGAGTGAGGGAACTGCCCTCCCCGCCTTTGATTTAAAGCGGAGTCCCAGAAAcctgcaaaaacaaaccaaccaaaaaCCATgagaattaaaagaaaataatcaagTGCAGGGCAGGAAGAGACTGAAGTCCTTTAACTGAATTGTATTGCATAATGTTTATTGAACATATGCATTATTCTGTATTGGATAAACAGTGCTGCCTTTAAAAAGGTCAAACCAAGCAGAATCCTCATATACAATCAATAGTATTACCTGAAAATGGCTGTTTTGCCAAAAGTGCTGTTTACTGCAAACATTACCCAGGGGTAGGGGTGGCAAATAGCAGCAAGGAATAGGGTGGAATTTTTCCCCAAGCAGAAAACCCTGTGCAGACTGAGAACATGGTTGATGTCAGAGGCCCAAACCAGATCTTACTGTACAATAAAAGCAGCTACATTAAACATGCTTGCTTAGACATGTGTCTAATGTTGTGTGTAGTTTGGGTCAGAGTGGGGTAAGAATGAGCTCGAAGGGTAGCTTCTGCTGTACACAAGAGCTGGAGGGTTTGTCATGTAAAACCACagccgtgcacacacacacacacacacacacacacacacacacgagtaacATAGTGTGTTTGTGTACCAGCTAAAGAAATATAGCCATTGATCAACCGAGTTACCTTTTGCAAAACAGTAACCCCTGTGTTATCGAAGGGAAAGCGCCACTTTTTCCAAAGTACAAAATACTATGCTTTGAGTGATGAAAAAGCAACATTTAGATGTCACCTTGAATAAGTTTTTTGTCTTCCTCAGTATACTATTACTGAATTGATAGAACATTTAGGCTAGAGAAAAATGTGGTTTGACGAAATATGGAAATTGCATGCTCTACTTTGTGTTCTATTTTCAGAGAAAATGTCTTGGATATGGTTCCCATTTCTTGTATATGGAAACTTTAAAAAGGGAGATTTGTAAAATACTTACTAGATTTAGTCCTGTATCTTGTATagtataataaaggtaaaggacccctggacggttaagtccagtcaaaggcgactatggggttggcgctgtggtctaaaaccactgagcctcttgggcttgccgataagaaggttggcggttcgaatccccacaatggagtgagctcccgttgctctgtcccagcttctgccaacctagcagcttgaaagcatgccagtgcaaatagataaataggtaccactgcggtgggaaggtaaacggcatttccacgcACTCTGGCTTACgttacggtgttccattgcaccagaagcggtttagtcatgctggccacatgacccagaaagctgtctgcagacaaacgctggctccctcagcctgaaagtgagataagcacCACAGCTCCactgtcgcctttgactggacttaacagtccaggggtcctttacctttacctttactgtacaaTGGACACTGAAACCATTGACATCTTTTGTTGTGGCGATGTCCAGGAAGGTGAAGCAAATTATATTTGTTAATGAGTTTTATTTACATAGCAGAACCAACCTGTGTTATGCCTTTTACTAATTCTGAATTTCGTTTGTTGATATTTATCGATTTATAAATCCATCTATATGCATACACCacccagagtggttcacaacactGTAAAACAGCAGATGTATAAATTCTAACATAAAATGGCAATGTTGCTAACaatcttttaaaaagctatgCCATTTAAAACCGTTTACAAACGTCAGTATAAATTGGCACCCTAACGGCAtaaccatctacagtggtacctcgggttaagaacttaattcgttctggaggtctgttcttaacctgaagcaccactttagctaatggggtctcctgctgccgctgtgccaccgctgcacaatttctgttctcatcctgaagcaaagttcttaacccgaggtaatatttctgggttagcggggtctgtaacctgaagtgtatgtaacctgaaacgtctgtaacccaaggtaccactgtatactaaaatAACCAATTCTGAGAGAACCTTTAAGAGAATGTGAGTCAAAAGagagttattttttttaaaaaaaagattcattTAAACGCTGGCAATGTTGAGGCCACACacacttctgtggggagggagttccagaatcCAAGAGCCATGCCAGAAAAGTCCCTATCTCTTGTGCCAGCCAAATCAACTTGGCATGCCATGAGGATATGAGCAGAGGCAGATCTCAGAGGCAGATCTTAATAGGTCTGTATTGGTGTAGGTGGCCATTTGGCTAACATTGTCCAAAACCATTTAAGcctttaaaggtcaaaatcagtgctttgaattgggcccagaaatgcaCCTGCAGCCAGTGAACAGTATTGGTGTATATGTGTTCCAATTGTCATGTGCACTGGCAGATGAAGAACAGCATTCTGTACCAATAAAGGTTTCCCGGTCTGTCTTCCAAGGCAGCCTCAagtagagtgcattacagtagtctatCCTCAACATGGTTTGATCTCTCTAAATAGGGTTGTAGCTGGCATACTAATCTTAGCAAACATAGGGCAATTCTAGCCACAGACTCCCCTCTGTGATTCCACAGATAGGGCCAAGTCCAACTGGACCCCCAAACCAGAAACCTGGTTCTTGCGGGGAAGTGGAACCCCATCCAAACCCAGCTGTACCCTCTTCTCCAGATTGGCAAatctccctccctgccctgctGAACACCTATGTCTGATTTggattaaatcttttttttttaaatagtctgTAATTTTATATTGGGGCCCCCCCACAAAAGATGGACTTTGCTCCCTCTACCAAAGTCTAGGCAAAGATTGACAAACAAAAGAAGTCTCAATCCCATCTGAAGTAGAGATCTAGAAATTATCGTACAAGAGCATTTGCATATAAAGTAGCATTAAACAAATACTGTTGCAGAGGTAGGATTTGTGCCTAGGGCTGTGTGCATATATCTCAGAAGTGTCAGAACAAAATGGGGAATTCCTCCTCCTAAGTCAGGCATGATTCTGGGGGAAGTGGAAATAAGCATTGTAGATTACGAAATCtttccttttggaaaagaaaactcTGGTTTGCTACCTGCCATCACCTCCTCTCTGAATTGATTAGGTTTTTTTTACTAAGGAGCCTAAGAAGCACAATACAGTGTATATCTTCTATGTGTCCTAGAAATAATTTCAAGTGCTCAAATGTCATTTTGGATGTTAATTCAATACCCTGACAACAATCTTGTAGGCCAGGCCAGTCTCCTAGGATGTTGTGGCCAGTCTATCTGCAAAAATGCGGCTCAGATTAAATTTGAACCAAGTATTTCCAGCTGATATCGTATGCTCAACCACATCACACCAATCCTGATCAAAACAAAAGACTAGAATGCGTGGGCATGCAATGAAGATGAGCGCAGGGAGATTCTGGGCaggtaaaagaaagtactttttccaCACACACCATAGTGAATCTATGGGACTCCCATGGCTGCCAACCTGAATGGctgtaaaagaggactggacaaattcatggaggataagactatcagtggctactagccatgatgactatgctcttcctccatggttggaggcattATGCTTCTACAGAGACAGCCCACTGAAGAGGCAGGGCAAAACACCTGCCTTAGGCAAGGGAAGTATACAAGAGGCGGCACCCTACCAGCCTCTTTGCTTCTGCCACCTTGCACTCCCTCTCACCAAGGGCGGAGAAGAGGAGATACAAGGCCTTTGAGCAGGGATGACGAACAGGAATGCCTTGAGGAACACTCCCACCTCTTGCTGAGTTCGGCGAAACAAGGGAGCATTCTGGCATGTGATGGAATTGTGCATAGGACTAGAAGCCTTAGGTGTACATCCAAATAATGAACCCATTATTTAGGGTTTGGGGTAAGAAGTTGCTAGGGGTCTCCAACACAACTTACCTATCTCCAGACTAGAGATGGTTTCTAGATCTGTAACACTATTGGCTTCCAATATCGCCTGTGGCAGCTTTAGCGTGGAGGGAAGCAAATCTCTAGGAAGtggaaaaaaaaatgaataaataaataaataaatatattcaaaGTTGCATGTGGCTTGGTAGGGAATAAAAGCTGCTTGGTTAGTTCTGCATTATTTCATTTCTTATTCTAGACAGATGCAGTGCTTTGAAATAATTTGCAATAATTTCAATGGAAACGCATTTACAATAAGTTTATATTCTGAATCATAGAGTGGGAAGTGGCCCtcaagcagggatgggggaagaaagtCCACCTGTGTCCCAAGGCTCTTCAGCCACAGTTTGACATATAAGCCAGGCCTGGGTTCCTGTTattgctctcctggacaaacCATGAGCCATAAACCACAGGGCCTtgcttacagctcatggtttgcccAAGAGAGCTAGACTACAAGTCTAGGTTTGGGCGACAAGCTAGGTCAAACTTTGGCTTAGCTCAGTGTggcacagcagcaaaacaaccagGAAGGagttagggatgtcagagaatacCAAGGAAAACAGAAATGGAGCAGAATTTGCTGTTTGCCTATGTGCTCCAGGTCCAGAACGGAAATCAATCCAGAGAACATGTAATTGATTATGTTCCATGTTTCTTCTTGACATTGAAATGACAAAATGACAATGTAACTTCAGTAATTTATTTATGGAAGTTATGTACTTTTACCACAGCAAGTCAAATACCATAGTTTTGGGTAGAAgaagaactgcagcagaatggaaacagctctGCATGCGATAAATACAGGGCAAAGCAGAAACCAATAGCTTCTTTACCTCCTACGAGGAGTGAAGCAGCCGCAAGCTCTTCTCTGGGAGCCCACACATTTGCAGTGAGCAATTATTTGGCTTAGAGTGTCGTGCGAATGAGACTCAGATCAACATAGAACAAGCCATCAGAATATTTCCTGCAGGTCAGTTGGTTGTAAAATGGCACAGGAGGGTAATCCAACTGAAGCAGGCTCTGATGTGGCCTTTGCTGACCTGCATTTCTCTCCTGGGATCCTTCCCACAGGAGAGTTCATAGTACTGGTCCTGTGAGATGgcgagggtggggtggagaggaagTCTGGCTCTTTTTATTGCTAACCCAAAGTCAATtatcattcttttaaaaacagcttgGAACAGCTGAGTTTCAAATAGCTCACTTGGCTTGTAGTTTCTCTGCACCGCAGGAAATCATTCTTTCATATGACTGGCACGAGTGCTGAGCAAACTGCCTGCCTTGACAGATCCCAGGATGGCTAAGAGATGAACTCATGATggcctttcctctccccttcagCTACTGTTGGCCTTaactagggatgagggagaaactaAGTCCAATTTTCATTTAAGGGTGGATATTCCTAATTCATGAA
The Podarcis muralis chromosome 1, rPodMur119.hap1.1, whole genome shotgun sequence DNA segment above includes these coding regions:
- the RIN3 gene encoding ras and Rab interactor 3 isoform X1 is translated as MTTSLGNRAAGPVTDTSEKVEDENHLGKPIAPRNCCPPPGISVLEKLIKTCPVWLQLSISQEKAVQILCKEPVGIFMVRKDENLKNLLLSVHFPALVEASDISEYRIKEEKSLLYLEGSFLVFEDIFKLIAFYCVSRDLLPSTLKLPQAILEANSVTDLETISSLEIGFWDSALNQRRGGQFPHSVKGLAFATAQAKKEGETTQCFASSTDNCSCEIELSIGNDRLWFVNPIFIEERSNQFPPDVPLPPPPPPPPPLETCRKDPSFTSDTVTRPPKRSPSQRPPPPPPPPPLPLHAVKQPEKSPMTTSEELRDLEKNKKEMKTEVSKSKEDDGRPSLSLSDSFTTKKCIPPSIPPRRCISERYSGKGCFEKSEKCPAAGGELVGKRSSGNEGCISCAVEPPEVFEEVSEKDPASCQGGEPNSEAKNQLVAELQKKPSEKSAGPPIPPPRKKRISRQESSASSCHSKPVCAEESELPVPKGKGKPVKKSCSNAKRESKFARQPLSFSDLESSHDSLDSPVSNVGAQTPASEPDSYSTSSTEDELELVTSPSVKKTRSMILGRAKNRLSMVSLSNVFTAFLSADRKLQKKIVELAQDKDSYFGRLVQDYKVYSLEMMARQSSSTEMLQEIRLMMTQLKSYLVQSREIKTFMDQAVHTDEQLEVIVESALHKCVLKPLKDAINTYLREIHSKDGSFKLLKENQQVIQNTTTTDLGVTTSVPESTLLEKILHKFTTMHKAYSPEKKISILLKSCKLIYDSMTQGNQGKLYGADDFLPVLMYVLARSDLPEVLLNVEYMMELMDPALQLGEGSYYLITTYGAVELIKSYDKITVTRQLSSEVQDSIHRWERRRTLNKARASRSSVQDFITISFMEAEANTRTLAYRTDSTTHQLNQQCAEKFEVPEPQNYGLFVQVDDKNLRLDDDALPHRIKSHLLSKEPKPTFHFIYKEMGGEEPPVPIIKDPDVL
- the RIN3 gene encoding ras and Rab interactor 3 isoform X2, with amino-acid sequence MVTHSIFRSSISVRSPYLVTLTAAHQSKLRVVPLISFLIQVLYLEGSFLVFEDIFKLIAFYCVSRDLLPSTLKLPQAILEANSVTDLETISSLEIGFWDSALNQRRGGQFPHSVKGLAFATAQAKKEGETTQCFASSTDNCSCEIELSIGNDRLWFVNPIFIEERSNQFPPDVPLPPPPPPPPPLETCRKDPSFTSDTVTRPPKRSPSQRPPPPPPPPPLPLHAVKQPEKSPMTTSEELRDLEKNKKEMKTEVSKSKEDDGRPSLSLSDSFTTKKCIPPSIPPRRCISERYSGKGCFEKSEKCPAAGGELVGKRSSGNEGCISCAVEPPEVFEEVSEKDPASCQGGEPNSEAKNQLVAELQKKPSEKSAGPPIPPPRKKRISRQESSASSCHSKPVCAEESELPVPKGKGKPVKKSCSNAKRESKFARQPLSFSDLESSHDSLDSPVSNVGAQTPASEPDSYSTSSTEDELELVTSPSVKKTRSMILGRAKNRLSMVSLSNVFTAFLSADRKLQKKIVELAQDKDSYFGRLVQDYKVYSLEMMARQSSSTEMLQEIRLMMTQLKSYLVQSREIKTFMDQAVHTDEQLEVIVESALHKCVLKPLKDAINTYLREIHSKDGSFKLLKENQQVIQNTTTTDLGVTTSVPESTLLEKILHKFTTMHKAYSPEKKISILLKSCKLIYDSMTQGNQGKLYGADDFLPVLMYVLARSDLPEVLLNVEYMMELMDPALQLGEGSYYLITTYGAVELIKSYDKITVTRQLSSEVQDSIHRWERRRTLNKARASRSSVQDFITISFMEAEANTRTLAYRTDSTTHQLNQQCAEKFEVPEPQNYGLFVQVDDKNLRLDDDALPHRIKSHLLSKEPKPTFHFIYKEMGGEEPPVPIIKDPDVL
- the RIN3 gene encoding ras and Rab interactor 3 isoform X3; its protein translation is MTTSLGNRAAGPVTDTSEKVEDENHLGKPIAPRNCCPPPGISVLEKLIKTCPVWLQLSISQEKAVQILCKEPVGIFMVRKDENLKNLLLSVHFPALVEASDISEYRIKEEKSLLYLEGSFLVFEDIFKLIAFYCVSRDLLPSTLKLPQAILEANSVTDLETISSLEIGFWDSALNQRRGGQFPHSVKGLAFATAQAKKEGETTQCFASSTDNCSCEIELSIGNDRLWFVNPIFIEERSNQFPPDVPLPPPPPPPPPLETCRKDPSFTSDTVTRPPKRSPSQRPPPPPPPPPLPLHAVKQPEKSPMTTSEELRDLEKNKKEMKTEVSKSKEDDGRPSLSLSDSFTTKKCIPPSIPPRRCISERYSGKGCFEKSEKCPAAGGELVGKRSSGNEGCISCAVEPPEVFEEVSEKDPASCQGGEPNSEAKNQLVAELQKKPSEKSAGPPIPPPRKKRISRQESSASSCHSKPVCAEESELPVPKGKGKPVKKSCSNAKRESKFARQPLSFSDLESSHDSLDSPVSNVGAQTPASEPDSYSTSSTEDELELVTSPSVKKTRSMILGRAKNRLSMVSLSNVFTAFLSADRKLQKKIVELAQDKDSYFGRLVQDYKVYSLEMMARQSSSTEMLQEIRLMMTQLKSYLVQSREIKTFMDQAVHTDEQLEVIVESALHKCVLKPLKDAINTYLREIHSKDGSFKLLKENQQVIQNTTTTDLGVTTSVPESTLLEKILHKFTTMHKAYSPEKKISILLKSCKLIYDSMTQGNQGKLYGADDFLPVLMYVLARSDLPEVLLNVEYMMELMDPALQLGEGSYYLITTYGAVELIKSYDKITVTRQLSSEVQDSIHRWERRRTLNKARASRSSVQDLISRPLAIFTAFIAHQ